From the Manihot esculenta cultivar AM560-2 chromosome 3, M.esculenta_v8, whole genome shotgun sequence genome, one window contains:
- the LOC110610636 gene encoding protein RRC1 codes for MSSFSITRKKTPFQKHREEEEAKKKREDDETARLYAEFVESFQGDNVPGSKAFVRGGTINPNERVKPDSEGEKSKDGVSGPKKGSRYVPSFLPPPMAIKGKESEKKKEEERPKEKEKEKEKEKGKTRNIDHFMEELKHEHEMRERRNQERERWRDGRASEISAPSSRFDELPDDFDPSGKGSFDDGDPQTTNLYVGNLSPQVDENFLLRTFGRFGPIASVKIMWPRTEEERRRQRNCGFVAFMNRADGQAAKDEMQGVVVYEYELKIGWGKSVALPSQALPAPPPGHMAIRSKEGATVILSGPSGPPVTSVPNHNSELVLTPNVPDIMVVPPDDDHLRHVIDTMALYVLDGGCAFEQAIMERGRGNPLFNFLFELGSKEHTYYVWRLYSFAQGDTLQRWRTEPFIMITGSGRWMPPPLPTARSPEHESGNTYAAGKSRRVDPERTLTDPQRDEFEDMLRALTLERSQIKDAMGFALDNADAAGEIVEVLTESLTLKETPIPTKVARLMLVSDILHNSSAPVKNASAYRTKFEATLPDIMESFNDLYRSITGRITAEALKERVLKVLQVWSDWFLFSDAYVNGLRATFLRSSTSGVVSFHSICGDAPEIEKKINAEDTGDGGKFNQDAALAMGKGAATKELMSLPIAELERRCRHNGLSLVGGREMMVARLLSLEEAEKQRGYELDDDLKISQSHSSSSKFSSGCRETNVESEPVGLSGWNLYGEDGMQSQSRGSASLATTLPIPQPELKAFTKKEKNDPVLPASKWARDDDDSDDEQKRSARGLGLSYSSSGSENAGDGPGKADDETEFATDASIPMQPDSVMNEEQRQKLRRLEVALIEYRESLEERGIKSAEDIERKVATHRKWLQSEYGLLDSSQDVPGNSKRTSSERRDRRDDSRESSRKRHRSQSRSQSPQRKSSTRDKDRENDTDRERERNWDRDRAHDLESERWERDRHEKSGSRERDDHGRSRDRDRERRRRVK; via the exons ATGAGTTCCTTCTCTATTACGCGCAAAAAGACACCTTTCCAGAAGCATAGAGAGGAGGAAGAAGCAAAGAAAAAG AGGGAGGATGATGAAACAGCTCGATTGTATGCGGAGTTTGTGGAGTCATTTCAAGGGGACAACGTGCCTGGGTCTAAGGCTTTTGTTCGAGGTGGAACCATCAATCCCAATGAGAGAGTAAAGCCTGATTCTGAAG GTGAAAAGTCCAAAGATGGGGTATCTGGTCCAAAAAAGGGAAGtag GTATGTTCCATCTTTTTTGCCACCTCCCATGGCAATCAAGGGAAAAGAATCTGAGAAGAAG aaggaggaggagagacctaaggagaaggaaaaggaaaaggaaaaggaaaaggggAAGACCCGGAACATTGATCATTTCATGGAGGAGCTGAAGCATGAACATGAGATGAGGGAGAGACGTAATCAGGAACGTGAACGCTGGCGTGATGGGCGTGCTAGTGAGATTTCTGCT CCATCTAGTAGGTTTGATGAACTGCCTGATGACTTTGATCCAAGTGGAAAGGGATCATTTGATGATGGTGATCCACAAACTACAAATCTCTATGTTGGGAATCTCTCTCCTCAG GTTGATGAGAATTTTCTTCTGCGGACTTTTGGAAGATTTGGGCCTATTGCTAGTGTCAAGATAATGTGGCCTAGAACAGAAGAAGAGCGAAGACGGCAAAGAAATTGTGGATTTGTAGCATTTATGAATAGAGCTGATGGACAGGCTGCAAAAGATGAAATGCAAG GAGTTGTTGTGTATGAATATGAGTTGAAGATAGGCTGGGGTAAATCTGTTGCTCTTCCATCACAAGCACTTCCTGCTCCACCACCAGGACATATGGCCATCAGGAGTAAAGAG GGTGCCACTGTAATTCTCTCTGGTCCATCAGGCCCACCGGTAACTTCTGTCCCAAACCATAACTCTGAATTG GTTCTTACTCCAAATGTTCCTGATATAATGGTTGTTCCACCTGATGATGATCATCTCCGCCATGTAATTGATACAATGGCCCTGTATGTTTTGGATGGAGGATGTGCTTTTGAACAAGCTATCATGGAAAGAGGCCGTGGGAATCCTCTTTTCAACTTTTTGTTTGAGCTTGGCTCAAAGGAACACACATACTATGTTTGGAGGCTGTATTCTTTTGCCCAG GGGGATACTCTTCAAAGGTGGCGAACAGAACCATTTATCATGATAACTGGTAGTGGCAG ATGGATGCCACCACCTCTGCCCACAGCAAGGAGCCCTGAGCATGAGTCTGGTAACACATATGCTGCAGGAAAAAGCAGG CGTGTTGACCCAGAGCGAACCCTGACTGATCCCCAGAGGGATGAGTTTGAGGATATGTTACGTGCTTTAACATTAGAAAGAAGTCAGATAAAGGACGCTATGGGTTTTGCTTTGGATAATGCTGATGCTGCAGGAGAG ATAGTTGAAGTTCTAACAGAGTCGCTGACACTTAAAGAAACTCCAATTCCAACTAAAGTTGCAAGGCTCATGCTTGTCTCTGACATTCTACATAACAGCAGTGCACCTGTAAAAAATGCTTCTGCATATCGCACCAAATTTGAAGCCACACTACCTGACATAATGGAGAGCTTTAATGACTTATATCGTAGTATAACTGGAAGGATCACTGCTGAGGCCCTCAAG GAACGTGTTCTGAAAGTATTGCAAGTATGGTCTGACTGGTTTCTGTTTTCGGATGCATATGTGAATGGTTTACGGGCCACTTTTCTACGATCTAGTACTTCTGGTGTTGTCTCTTTTCATTCTATATGTGGTGATGCACcagaaatagaaaaaaagatCAACGCAGAAGATACAGGTGATGGAGGAAAGTTCAACCAAGATGCTGCATTGGCAATGGGCAAAGGAGCAGCTACGAAGGAACTAATGAGTCTTCCCATTGCTGAACTTGAAAGACGTTGTAGACATAATGGATTGTCTCTTGTTGGAGGTAGAGAAATGATGGTTGCTCGATTGCTCAGTCTTGAAGAGGCAGAAAAGCAGAGAGGCTATGAGTTAGACGATGATTTGAAAATTTCTCAGAGTCATTCTAGTTCTAGTAAATTTTCAAGTGGGTGCAGAGAAACAAATGTTGAATCAGAGCCAGTGGGATTGTCAGGTTGGAACCTGTATGGGGAGGACGGGATGCAGTCTCAAAGCAGAGGGTCTGCATCTTTAGCAACAACCCTTCCAATTCCGCAACCTGAATTAAAAGCCTtcacaaagaaagagaaaaatgaTCCTGTTTTGCCGGCTTCTAAATGGGCACGAGATGATGATGACAGTGATGATGAGCAAAAAAGAAGCGCTAGAGGTTTGGGCTTGAGCTACTCATCGTCTGGAAGTGAAAATGCTGGTGATGGTCCTGGTAAGGCTGATGATGAAACAGAGTTTGCCACTGATGCAAGTAttcccatgcaacctgacagcGTGATGAATGAAGAGCAGCG ACAGAAGTTGAGACGATTGGAGGTTGCTTTGATAGAATATCGGGAATCCCTCGAAGAGAGGGGGATAAAAAGTGCAGAGGATATTGAGAGGAAAGTTGCAACCCATAGGAAATGGCTACAGTCAGAATATGGTTTATTGGATTCTTCTCAAGATGTCCCTGGGAACAGTA AGAGAACATCTTCAGAAAGGAGGGATAGAAGGGATGATAGCCGTGAATCATCAAGAAAGCGACACCGCAGCCAGAGCAGAAGCCAAAGCCCACAAAGGAAATCATCAACAAGGGACAAGGATAGGGAAAATGATACAGACAGGGAGAGGGAAAGGAACTGGGATAGGGATA